From Paenibacillus graminis, a single genomic window includes:
- a CDS encoding response regulator: MGIIKVLLVDDHDMVRMGLKTYLMLDPMFEVIGEAANGQEALNMLRSWGQEALPDLVLMDLMMPVMNGAETTRAVLAEFPGLKIVILTSFLEDDLVVDAIEAGAVSYVLKTVSAEELIYALQGAFRGMPVMTGDVSQALTRGIRQRTVQGDSSGLTEREKEVLLLIAEGKTNKDIGEELHISIKTVKTHVSNLLMKCELDDRTQLAIYAHRKGWAQG, from the coding sequence ATGGGTATCATAAAAGTTCTGCTTGTTGATGATCATGATATGGTCCGGATGGGCCTTAAAACTTATCTGATGCTGGACCCGATGTTCGAAGTCATTGGAGAGGCTGCGAACGGGCAGGAAGCGCTGAATATGCTGCGGAGCTGGGGGCAGGAGGCGCTGCCTGACCTGGTGCTGATGGATCTGATGATGCCGGTGATGAACGGCGCAGAAACTACCCGGGCTGTACTGGCCGAATTTCCGGGCCTCAAAATCGTCATTCTCACCAGCTTTCTGGAGGATGATCTTGTCGTGGATGCCATTGAAGCCGGAGCGGTGAGCTATGTGCTCAAGACCGTCTCGGCCGAAGAGCTGATCTACGCGCTGCAAGGCGCATTCCGCGGGATGCCGGTGATGACCGGCGATGTATCCCAGGCCCTTACCCGGGGCATCCGCCAGCGGACGGTGCAGGGAGATTCCTCCGGCCTTACGGAACGGGAGAAGGAAGTGCTGCTGCTCATTGCCGAAGGCAAGACCAACAAGGACATCGGCGAGGAACTGCATATCAGCATCAAAACCGTAAAAACGCATGTCAGCAACCTGCTGATGAAATGCGAGCTGGATGACCGTACCCAACTGGCGATATATGCCCACCGCAAAGGCTGGGCGCAGGGTTGA
- a CDS encoding S1C family serine protease has translation MDDNKNNYGRENNFNRDNEPSPEREWDSNSSNNNESTESGSSYYYSYGPFKSLNKDEMNPDDPQHYNRREPERVEVNPPQPVRPVPYSTSLRTTGFDGNGGRGGNGGNGTDGGNGWQYNHKPKKPVKAVLVSFLAGMIVLSGSMFMADRGNWFTGDPVTTASISNTAAKTANGSAEAKPSTTTTSLLTGTTDASKVVDAVGPAVVKIETLVKTSSGRNSANPNLSDPFSQFFFGDQFGGNSSSGSGSGSNSESNSGSNSSQLTPYGIGTGFIYDSAGYILTNQHVVDNADVIQVTVDGNTKPYEAKLLGTSKDLDLAVLKIQGKDFPTVQLGDSDSIKVGSEVVAIGNPQGFDHTVTAGVLSAKDRSIDINEEDGSGTRNYKNLLQTDASINPGNSGGPLLNLNGQVIGMNVAVSTDSQGIGFAIAVNTIKEVVDKLEANQEIPKEPVPFIGASLMTITDEVAKQMGTDIKEGSVVAEIIFKSPAYTADLRPYDIITGANGKKYATSQDLITYIQTLKVGDKITLNVVRDGKTLELPVTIGNKNDFNTSQTQKQ, from the coding sequence ATGGACGATAACAAAAACAACTATGGCCGTGAAAACAACTTTAATCGTGATAATGAACCCTCGCCGGAGCGGGAATGGGATAGCAATAGCAGCAATAATAATGAATCTACTGAATCCGGCTCTTCCTACTATTACTCTTACGGACCTTTCAAATCGCTTAACAAAGATGAGATGAACCCGGATGATCCGCAGCACTATAACCGCCGGGAACCGGAACGTGTAGAGGTGAATCCTCCGCAGCCGGTCAGACCGGTGCCATACAGCACCTCGCTCCGCACAACCGGATTTGACGGCAATGGCGGACGGGGCGGTAACGGCGGGAATGGAACGGACGGCGGCAACGGCTGGCAGTATAACCACAAACCGAAGAAGCCGGTAAAAGCGGTGCTGGTCTCTTTTCTGGCCGGGATGATTGTTCTCTCAGGTTCCATGTTCATGGCCGATCGCGGCAACTGGTTCACAGGTGACCCGGTGACTACGGCATCTATATCGAACACTGCGGCGAAGACAGCCAACGGCAGCGCGGAGGCCAAGCCTTCCACCACAACGACATCGCTGCTCACAGGTACAACGGATGCTTCGAAGGTAGTGGACGCCGTTGGACCGGCAGTCGTCAAAATTGAAACTTTGGTGAAAACAAGCTCTGGGCGAAACTCGGCCAATCCCAATTTGAGTGATCCGTTTTCGCAGTTTTTCTTCGGTGATCAATTTGGCGGCAACAGTTCTTCCGGTTCAGGATCGGGCTCGAATTCCGAATCGAATTCAGGCTCGAATTCTTCCCAGCTTACACCTTATGGAATCGGAACAGGTTTTATTTATGACTCCGCAGGATATATCTTGACCAACCAGCATGTGGTTGACAATGCCGATGTGATTCAGGTTACTGTCGACGGCAACACCAAGCCATATGAAGCCAAACTGCTCGGCACCAGCAAGGATCTGGATTTGGCTGTGCTGAAGATTCAAGGAAAAGACTTCCCGACTGTACAGCTTGGCGATTCTGACAGCATCAAGGTCGGCTCTGAAGTGGTCGCTATCGGGAACCCGCAGGGCTTCGACCATACCGTTACAGCCGGTGTGCTCAGCGCCAAAGACCGGAGCATTGACATCAACGAAGAAGACGGCAGCGGCACCCGCAATTACAAAAACCTGCTGCAGACGGATGCGTCCATCAATCCGGGTAACTCCGGCGGCCCGCTGCTTAATCTGAATGGCCAGGTTATCGGAATGAACGTTGCTGTAAGCACGGATTCTCAAGGTATTGGTTTTGCCATTGCGGTAAATACCATTAAAGAGGTTGTTGACAAACTCGAAGCCAACCAGGAAATTCCTAAAGAGCCGGTTCCGTTCATTGGCGCTTCATTGATGACCATTACCGATGAGGTCGCCAAACAGATGGGTACGGATATTAAAGAAGGTTCCGTCGTAGCCGAAATCATCTTCAAATCGCCGGCCTACACCGCTGATCTGCGTCCTTACGATATTATTACAGGTGCTAACGGCAAGAAGTACGCAACCAGCCAGGATTTGATTACCTACATCCAGACCCTCAAAGTGGGTGACAAAATCACGCTCAACGTTGTACGTGACGGCAAAACGCTTGAACTTCCTGTCACCATTGGCAATAAAAACGACTTCAACACTTCACAAACTCAGAAGCAGTAA
- a CDS encoding response regulator transcription factor, with the protein MRPNILIIDDDEKIISMLRRGLAFEGYDVKTATNGADGLRAVLNSDPDVVVLDVMMPQVDGFEVCRRLREGGSTVPVLMLTAKDEIEHRVKGLDLGADDYLVKPFALEELLARVRALLRRKSEQGGGGSDQAVSYEDITLDVDSREVTRGGKRLELTAKEFELLHLFMQNPKRVLSRDLIMDKIWGYDYSGESNVLEVYIAMLRQKTEEHGGKRLIQTIRGAGYILRGD; encoded by the coding sequence ATGCGGCCGAATATTCTAATTATTGATGACGATGAGAAAATTATTTCCATGCTGCGCCGGGGTCTTGCTTTTGAGGGCTATGACGTTAAGACGGCCACGAACGGAGCCGATGGCTTGCGCGCTGTACTGAACAGTGATCCGGATGTGGTTGTACTGGATGTGATGATGCCGCAGGTGGATGGATTCGAGGTCTGCCGGCGTCTGCGCGAAGGAGGAAGCACGGTGCCGGTCCTCATGCTTACAGCTAAGGATGAAATTGAGCATAGGGTAAAAGGCCTGGATCTGGGTGCGGACGATTATCTGGTCAAGCCGTTTGCGCTGGAGGAGCTGCTGGCCCGTGTGCGTGCGCTGCTGCGCCGCAAAAGCGAGCAGGGCGGAGGAGGCTCCGACCAGGCAGTCTCCTACGAGGATATTACGCTGGATGTGGACTCGCGGGAAGTCACCCGGGGCGGCAAACGTCTGGAGCTGACAGCGAAGGAATTCGAGCTGCTGCATCTGTTCATGCAGAATCCGAAACGGGTGCTGTCCCGGGATCTCATCATGGATAAAATCTGGGGTTATGATTACAGCGGAGAATCCAATGTGCTTGAAGTATATATTGCCATGCTTCGCCAGAAAACCGAGGAGCACGGCGGTAAAAGACTGATTCAAACGATCCGGGGAGCCGGTTACATCCTAAGAGGTGACTAA
- a CDS encoding sensor histidine kinase has translation MSIRLRLTAWYSGILAVMLLALSAAIYGFVYINTYGDIKDRLKAQSNQLQLKPTWNIDGTRKLTLVGFEGQNLYAQMYVYDVSKMIPSTNMEDLGFSFEIPKQDSLKNEQGFIRTSYEGNPFLMYQMAVNVSDDMATHPGVLQVAAYVGEQDRMMLNLKNILIVGSFATLIAAFTFGLFLARKAMSPIGKVIEAANGIQTGTDLSSRIVYDGPQDEIGRLIQTVNSMLGRMEGFYTELEDSYATQRRFVSDASHELRTPLTTIRGNIDLLQKVWEMDPAESRMTEAEIRQLSIESVKDIADESKRMSRLVADMLSLARADTGRTFDIEPVALEPMMTEVARRASFLPRQADWSVGDLSQLNGKYILGNKDYLQQMMFIFIDNAFKYTPAGEVTLDAVFYHNQVGIRIADTGIGMDKDEVPHIFDRFYRADESRGITEGIGLGLSIAKWIIDEHGGSVEVVTRQGEGTTFVIWLPLLFAPPLE, from the coding sequence ATGTCGATACGATTGCGGCTGACCGCTTGGTATTCAGGGATTTTGGCCGTTATGCTGCTGGCCCTATCAGCCGCAATTTACGGGTTTGTGTATATTAATACTTATGGTGATATTAAAGATCGGCTCAAAGCACAGTCAAACCAGCTGCAACTGAAGCCGACCTGGAATATCGACGGCACGAGGAAGCTTACCCTTGTGGGGTTTGAGGGACAGAATCTATATGCGCAGATGTATGTGTATGATGTATCTAAGATGATTCCCAGCACCAACATGGAGGATCTGGGTTTTTCGTTTGAAATTCCAAAACAGGATTCACTAAAAAATGAACAAGGATTTATTCGAACAAGCTATGAAGGCAATCCGTTTCTGATGTATCAAATGGCAGTAAATGTTTCGGACGACATGGCCACCCATCCAGGAGTGCTCCAGGTTGCTGCTTATGTCGGTGAGCAGGACCGGATGATGCTGAATCTAAAGAACATCCTGATCGTAGGCTCTTTCGCCACTCTCATCGCGGCATTTACCTTCGGCCTGTTCCTGGCCCGCAAGGCGATGAGTCCCATCGGCAAAGTCATTGAGGCGGCAAACGGAATTCAGACCGGAACCGACCTCAGCTCGCGCATCGTATATGACGGGCCACAGGATGAGATTGGACGGCTGATTCAGACCGTTAACAGCATGCTTGGGCGGATGGAAGGCTTCTATACAGAGCTTGAGGACTCTTATGCAACTCAGCGCCGCTTTGTATCTGATGCTTCGCACGAGCTGCGGACACCGCTTACAACAATACGCGGGAATATTGATCTGCTGCAAAAGGTATGGGAGATGGACCCGGCTGAAAGCCGGATGACAGAAGCAGAGATTCGCCAGTTATCGATTGAATCTGTGAAGGATATCGCTGACGAATCCAAACGCATGAGCCGTCTGGTTGCCGACATGCTGTCGCTCGCCCGGGCCGATACCGGTCGGACGTTTGACATCGAACCGGTGGCGCTGGAGCCAATGATGACTGAAGTCGCCCGCAGAGCGTCCTTCCTGCCGCGGCAGGCCGACTGGTCCGTCGGCGACCTCAGCCAGCTGAACGGCAAATATATCCTCGGCAACAAAGACTATCTGCAGCAGATGATGTTTATTTTTATTGATAATGCCTTTAAATACACCCCTGCGGGCGAGGTCACGCTGGACGCTGTTTTTTATCACAATCAGGTGGGAATCCGCATTGCCGACACGGGGATCGGGATGGATAAGGACGAGGTTCCCCATATCTTTGACCGTTTCTACCGTGCCGATGAATCGCGGGGAATTACCGAAGGAATCGGCCTCGGGTTGTCGATCGCCAAATGGATTATTGATGAGCATGGAGGTTCGGTTGAGGTGGTTACGCGCCAGGGTGAGGGGACGACTTTTGTCATCTGGCTGCCGCTTCTCTTTGCTCCGCCGCTGGAATAG
- a CDS encoding 4-hydroxy-3-methylbut-2-enyl diphosphate reductase, whose translation MEVIKISPRGYCYGVVDAMVMARQAAQNLDLPRPIYILGMIVHNSHVTNSFEDDGIITLDGHNRLDILDKVDSGTVIFTAHGVSPEVRRLARAKGLTTVDATCPDVTKTHDLIKEKVEEGCEIIYIGKKGHPEPEGAVGIAPEHVHLIEKEEEIAGLSIPSSRIVITNQTTMSQWDIKHIMKKLLETFPGAEVHNEICMATQVRQEAVAEQAGQCELVIVVGDPRSNNSNRLAQVSEEIAGVPAHRIADVSELKTEWLQGITKVGVTSGASTPTPITKEVISYLEQYDPALPETWEIKRTVNMSKLLPPVKNKSASAT comes from the coding sequence ATGGAAGTCATCAAAATTTCTCCCCGGGGTTATTGCTATGGCGTCGTCGATGCCATGGTGATGGCACGGCAGGCCGCGCAAAATCTTGATTTGCCCCGGCCGATTTATATACTGGGCATGATTGTGCATAACAGCCATGTCACCAACTCGTTCGAGGACGATGGAATAATCACGCTGGACGGCCATAACCGTCTTGATATTTTGGATAAAGTCGACAGCGGCACGGTGATTTTCACCGCCCATGGTGTATCGCCTGAGGTTCGCCGGCTGGCCCGGGCCAAAGGCCTGACCACGGTCGATGCGACCTGCCCGGATGTGACGAAGACGCACGACCTCATCAAGGAAAAGGTAGAAGAGGGCTGCGAGATTATCTATATCGGCAAGAAAGGCCACCCGGAACCGGAAGGAGCCGTGGGAATTGCGCCTGAGCATGTCCATCTGATCGAGAAAGAAGAGGAAATTGCCGGATTGTCCATTCCCTCCTCTCGGATTGTCATTACAAACCAGACTACCATGAGCCAGTGGGACATCAAGCATATTATGAAGAAGCTGCTGGAGACTTTCCCCGGCGCAGAGGTGCATAATGAGATTTGCATGGCTACCCAAGTGCGCCAGGAAGCGGTGGCGGAGCAGGCTGGCCAATGTGAGCTCGTCATCGTTGTCGGCGATCCGCGCAGCAACAACTCCAACCGCCTGGCCCAGGTGTCGGAGGAAATTGCCGGTGTGCCCGCGCACCGTATCGCCGATGTGTCGGAGCTGAAGACGGAATGGCTGCAGGGAATTACCAAAGTAGGGGTAACCTCCGGAGCTTCTACGCCTACGCCTATAACCAAAGAAGTCATCAGCTACCTCGAGCAGTACGATCCTGCACTGCCTGAGACCTGGGAGATCAAGCGTACCGTGAACATGTCGAAGCTCCTGCCTCCAGTGAAGAACAAGAGCGCAAGCGCTACCTGA
- the aroF gene encoding 3-deoxy-7-phosphoheptulonate synthase has protein sequence MIVITSNQTPQEQVNEIIAVIEKEGLQVHLSRGADHTVIGLVGGVTPKLAEHLRQMKGVENVVKISKSYKLASRDFHPEDTVIDIRGVKIGGENLVIMGGPCAVESPEQIDEIARLVKASGGQVLRGGAFKPRTGPYSFQGVGVEGLTMMAEAGKRHGLLTITEVMTPEYVDICAEHADILQVGTRNMQNFDLLRKLGTCGRPVLLKRGFSATYDELLNAAEYILAGGNRDVMLCERGIRTFETYTRNTLDLSAIPVLQNLSHLPVISDPSHGTGRRELVEPMAKASVAAGANGLIIEMHTDPDNSMTGDGVQSLFPEQFDKLLRDLEKLAPLVGRRFSSSLEAAPVL, from the coding sequence ATGATCGTCATTACATCCAATCAGACACCACAGGAGCAGGTAAACGAAATTATCGCTGTTATTGAAAAGGAAGGCCTGCAGGTCCATCTCTCGCGCGGTGCGGATCATACGGTGATTGGCCTGGTGGGCGGAGTCACTCCGAAGCTGGCCGAGCATCTGCGGCAGATGAAAGGTGTGGAGAACGTGGTGAAGATCTCCAAGTCTTACAAACTTGCGAGCCGCGACTTCCACCCGGAGGATACGGTCATTGATATCCGCGGTGTAAAAATCGGCGGGGAGAACCTGGTCATCATGGGTGGACCCTGCGCCGTGGAATCCCCTGAACAGATCGATGAGATCGCCCGCCTGGTCAAGGCTTCCGGCGGCCAGGTGCTGCGCGGCGGAGCCTTCAAGCCGCGGACGGGTCCTTACAGCTTCCAGGGCGTAGGCGTGGAAGGCCTCACGATGATGGCAGAAGCAGGCAAACGCCATGGCCTGCTGACGATTACGGAGGTAATGACACCGGAGTATGTTGATATTTGTGCGGAGCATGCGGATATCCTGCAGGTTGGCACACGCAATATGCAGAACTTTGACCTGCTGCGCAAGCTGGGCACCTGCGGGCGGCCCGTGCTGCTGAAGCGCGGCTTCAGTGCGACTTACGATGAGCTGCTGAATGCGGCGGAATACATTTTGGCCGGCGGTAACCGCGATGTCATGCTCTGCGAACGCGGAATCCGAACATTCGAAACCTACACACGCAATACGCTTGACCTGTCAGCGATTCCGGTGCTCCAGAACCTGAGCCACCTTCCAGTCATTTCCGATCCAAGTCATGGCACAGGACGCCGTGAGCTGGTGGAGCCGATGGCTAAGGCTTCTGTTGCTGCGGGTGCCAACGGGCTGATTATTGAGATGCATACCGATCCGGACAACTCAATGACGGGAGATGGCGTGCAGTCTCTGTTCCCTGAGCAGTTTGATAAGCTTCTGAGAGATCTGGAGAAGCTGGCACCGCTTGTCGGACGCAGATTCTCCAGTTCGCTTGAGGCAGCTCCCGTCCTTTAA
- the glnA gene encoding type I glutamate--ammonia ligase: MSVEKVLQTIKENNIEWVDFRFVDLGGRAHHISLPASAVDDETFVNGVAFDGSSIAGFRGIEESDMVMMPDPSTIYIDPFTAHPTLNIMCDIFTPDGERYERDPRGIAVKAEEFLQASGVGTAAFFAPESEFFIFDDVRYESGMNSSSYFVDSEEAVWNTNRKDEGGNMAFKVGVKGGYVPVAPVDSQQDIRSEMCRLLSEAGLEIERHHHEVATAGQAEINFRFDTLKKTADNLLTYKYIVQNTARQYGKVATFMPKPLFGDNGSGMHVHQSIFNGDSPLFYEKGAYANLSEMALHYIGGILYHAPALIALTNPSTNSFKRLVPGYEAPVNLVFSKGNRSAAVRIPVAAVTPKGCRIEFRTPDSTANPYLAFSAMLMAGLDGIKKKINPVELGYGPLDKNIYELADEDKEKIRSVPGTLEEALDSLEADYEFLTEGGVFTKDFIDNYIALKRSEAQAVAIRVHPHEYSLYFDV; the protein is encoded by the coding sequence ATGTCGGTTGAAAAAGTGTTGCAGACGATCAAAGAGAACAATATCGAATGGGTGGATTTTCGTTTTGTAGATTTGGGTGGACGTGCTCACCATATCTCACTTCCAGCATCTGCTGTAGATGATGAAACATTTGTGAATGGTGTTGCATTTGACGGTTCTTCCATTGCAGGTTTCCGTGGGATTGAAGAATCAGACATGGTTATGATGCCTGATCCTAGCACTATATACATCGATCCTTTTACAGCTCATCCAACGCTTAACATCATGTGCGACATTTTCACACCTGATGGCGAACGTTATGAGCGCGACCCGCGCGGCATCGCAGTAAAAGCAGAAGAGTTCCTGCAAGCCAGCGGTGTAGGTACAGCAGCATTTTTCGCACCTGAATCCGAGTTCTTTATCTTTGACGATGTGCGCTATGAGAGCGGAATGAACAGCTCCTCCTACTTCGTAGATTCCGAAGAAGCGGTATGGAACACTAACCGCAAAGACGAAGGCGGCAACATGGCATTCAAAGTAGGCGTTAAAGGCGGCTACGTGCCAGTAGCACCAGTGGATTCCCAACAGGATATCCGCAGTGAAATGTGCCGTTTGCTTAGTGAAGCAGGCCTCGAAATCGAACGCCATCACCATGAAGTGGCGACAGCAGGCCAAGCGGAAATCAACTTCCGTTTTGATACCCTGAAGAAAACAGCCGACAATCTCCTGACTTACAAATATATTGTGCAAAACACTGCACGCCAATACGGCAAAGTGGCAACCTTCATGCCAAAACCGCTGTTCGGCGACAATGGTAGCGGTATGCACGTTCACCAATCCATCTTCAATGGCGATTCTCCTTTGTTCTACGAAAAAGGCGCTTATGCCAACCTGAGCGAAATGGCATTGCACTACATTGGCGGTATCCTGTATCATGCTCCGGCACTGATCGCACTGACCAACCCAAGCACCAACTCGTTCAAACGTCTGGTTCCTGGCTACGAAGCACCGGTTAACCTGGTATTCTCCAAAGGTAACCGCTCCGCTGCAGTTCGTATCCCGGTAGCTGCTGTGACACCTAAGGGCTGTCGCATTGAGTTCCGTACACCTGACTCCACTGCCAACCCTTACCTGGCATTCTCCGCAATGCTGATGGCAGGTCTGGATGGAATCAAGAAGAAGATCAACCCTGTTGAATTGGGTTATGGTCCTCTGGACAAAAATATCTACGAATTGGCCGATGAAGACAAAGAGAAAATCCGCAGCGTTCCAGGCACACTGGAAGAAGCACTGGATTCCTTGGAAGCTGACTACGAATTCCTTACAGAAGGCGGCGTATTCACTAAGGACTTCATCGATAACTACATCGCTCTGAAACGTTCTGAAGCTCAAGCGGTGGCCATTCGTGTTCATCCGCATGAATACTCCCTGTACTTTGATGTATAA